Genomic segment of Canis lupus dingo isolate Sandy chromosome 9, ASM325472v2, whole genome shotgun sequence:
cccgccccgccccacagGCGAAGGTGGGCGGGGACCCCGGGCCTCGAGGTCGGGAGCCCGGGGCCGGCTCAGCCCCGGGGTCGGCGCGGGAGGTCCCGTCCCCTCCCGGCCCGTGCGGGGCGAGCGGGCGCGCCCCCGAGGACGGCGCCTGGAGGCCGCGCGCTCCCGCCGGCCCGGGCCCGGGCGCCGCATGCAAATGAGCCCCggggcgcccgcccgccccgccccgccccgctccccccctcccccagcctccccggcGCGGGCCCCGGCGATGGCGGCGGCGAGGGCGCGGCGCGCGCGGCCCGTGCGGGTGCTGGTGGACATGGACGGCGTGCTGGCCGACTTCGAGGCGGGCCTCCTGCGGGGCTTCCGCCGCCGCTTCCCCGGGGAGCCGCACGTGGCCCTGGAAGAGCGCCGCGGCTTCCTCGCCCGCGAGCAGTACCGAGCCCTGCGACCCGACCTGGCGGTAGAAGGGAGGGAGACGGCGGGAGCGGGCGGGGATGGCGGGAGCGGGCGGGGATGGCGGGAGCCCCGACCCCAGGGTCCCCGGGAGCCGGACCCACAGTGACCCCGGGAGCGGGAGCCCCGACCCCACACCGTCCCTGAGAACCAGGCGCCCCGACCCCCAGAGAGGCCTGggagccaggtgccctgactACACAATGTCTTCAGGAGCCGGAGCCCCGACCCCACAGTGTCCCTGGAAGCAGGAAGCCCCGACCCCACACCAACCCCACAGGGCGCCTAGGAAGGGGAGCCCTCCCCTTAGGCAACACCGCCTCTGCTCCATTTCCAGAGACACCCCCGTCCTATTTAACAAAACCCTCACTTCAGAATCCATTTTTCACCCTGGACAAGAAAGTCTGGAAAAATGCTGTCCCATAAACAAAATCCTCTCCCTATAGCTCTGatctggggaccagagtccctcAGGAATCTTATTTTGAGGGTCCTCCCGAGGCTAGATCTGCTGGAGGCAGAAGCTGAGATAAGAACATGCTATCTTTCAGGACAAAGTGGCCAGTGTGTATGAAGCCCCAGGCTTTTTCCTAGACTTGGAGCCTATCCCTGGAGCCTTGGAAGCCCTGCAGGAGATGAACAACATGCAGgagtgaggaagggcagagagggaggggaggtggaatGAGGGAGGTACCACCCTAATCCTAACCTGTGCCCCTTCCACGCAGCACCGAGGTCTTCATCTGCACCAGCCCCCTGATGAAGTATGAACACTGTGTGGGTGAGAAGGTGCCGTTACCCCAGCACTTCAGAGCCAACAGCTTCCTATGTTCTGATGTTTAAAATAAACCAGAATTGAAACACAGgaagttggtggggggggggggggaggcagggtgAGGAGAGCAGCATCTCTCAAGGGCTGGAGATCCCACTCCCACCTGTTTACCCACTGGCCCCACTGATAGACCTGTATCCTCCCCACAGTACCGCTGGGTGGAGAATCACCTGGGCCCCCAGTTTGTGGAGCGCATTATCCTGACAAGGGACAAGACGATGGTCTTGGGGGACCTGCTCATTGATGACAAGGACACCATTCGAGGTTAGACCTGTTTTCCTGGCAACCTTCCAGGCATCTGGCCTGCTGGGATTAGGGAGAGGGAGTAAAAATAACCAGATTACAGACTGCATCTCACCGCCTCTGTCCCATGTCCTATCCCAGGCCAAGAGGAGACCCCAAGATGGGAGCACATCTTGTTCACCTGCTGCCACAACCAGCACCTAGCCCTACCCCCAACGAGGAGACGGCTGCTCTCCTGGAGTGACAACTGGAGGGAGATCATAGACAGCAAGCGGGGGGCCGAAATAGTGGAGAGTTGCTGAAGGAAGGGAAGGCGGGCCAGAGGGAACCCCAGTAGAGCTGAATGACAGGGAAGTGTCCTGGTGGTGGCCCCCAGCACCACAGAGCAGGGA
This window contains:
- the NT5C gene encoding 5'(3')-deoxyribonucleotidase, cytosolic type isoform X1 — protein: MAAARARRARPVRVLVDMDGVLADFEAGLLRGFRRRFPGEPHVALEERRGFLAREQYRALRPDLADKVASVYEAPGFFLDLEPIPGALEALQEMNNMQDTEVFICTSPLMKYEHCVGEKYRWVENHLGPQFVERIILTRDKTMVLGDLLIDDKDTIRGQEETPRWEHILFTCCHNQHLALPPTRRRLLSWSDNWREIIDSKRGAEIVESC
- the NT5C gene encoding 5'(3')-deoxyribonucleotidase, cytosolic type isoform X2 → MAAARARRARPVRVLVDMDGVLADFEAGLLRGFRRRFPGEPHVALEERRGFLAREQYRALRPDLADKVASVYEAPGFFLDLEPIPGALEALQEMNNMQDTEVFICTSPLMKYEHCYRWVENHLGPQFVERIILTRDKTMVLGDLLIDDKDTIRGQEETPRWEHILFTCCHNQHLALPPTRRRLLSWSDNWREIIDSKRGAEIVESC